One window of the Pseudomonadota bacterium genome contains the following:
- a CDS encoding DUF2834 domain-containing protein, whose translation MKKLYLLLAIIGAIVPYIFFFQFFQTEGLNIPAFISALFVNGAAGGFSADLLLTSFVFWLFMFQQVKGSSGPKPYIFIVLNLAIGLSCALPAYLYAREK comes from the coding sequence ATGAAAAAATTGTATCTTTTACTAGCTATTATTGGCGCTATTGTCCCCTATATCTTCTTTTTTCAATTCTTTCAGACTGAGGGGTTAAACATACCTGCTTTTATTTCAGCACTTTTTGTAAATGGCGCTGCTGGTGGTTTTAGTGCTGATCTATTGTTGACGTCTTTTGTCTTCTGGTTATTTATGTTTCAGCAAGTCAAAGGATCGAGTGGCCCAAAGCCATACATATTCATTGTTCTAAATCTTGCTATAGGGTTGAGTTGTGCCTTGCCAGCTTACTTATATGCGCGAGAAAAATAG